The following are encoded together in the Choloepus didactylus isolate mChoDid1 chromosome 7, mChoDid1.pri, whole genome shotgun sequence genome:
- the LOC119540675 gene encoding beta-defensin 110-like, whose amino-acid sequence MEKKALDKTRGVLSSPKYRFERCQKVKGICKTFCDDDEYDYGYCIKWRNQCCI is encoded by the exons ATGGAGAAGAAAGCATTGGATAAGA CCAGAGGTGTCCTATCTTCACCAAAGTATAGATTTGAGAGATGCCAAAAAGTGAAAGGAATATGTAAAACATTTTGTGATGATGATGAGTATGACTATGGATACTGTATTAAGTGGCGAAATCAGTGCTGCATATAA